The Iamia sp. SCSIO 61187 genomic sequence TGCGGCTTGAAGTCCGACACGATCACGCTGTTCGACGTGAAGTGGGTGGTGTCGTGGGCGATGGCCGACACGTCGTCGTGCCGGGTCGGGAGCCACGCCCCGCCGAAGCGGTCGGTGTGGGCGACCGGGCAGCGCTGGCGCAGGTCGTCCCAGATCTCGGGCGCGGCGGCGGCGTAGTCGTCGTGGGTGTGGTCGAAGTCGGTGGCCCAGTCGGCCGGGCTGGGCCTCGGCGCCGGCCGAGCCCCGTTGTCGTCGCTCACGCGGCAGTCCCCTGTTCGGTGTGTGCTGGAGGTCACGGTAGCGGCTGACCTGACCCGCGGGTCAGGCGGAGGGGGGCGGTCGTCGACTGGTCCGGGTGGGCCACCTCCGGGGGTCCGGACGGGCCGGAGGGGTCGAGAGGCACGGAGGGGACCCGACGGGCGTCGAGACCGCCGCCACCGATGCCGGCGAGGGCCGTTTCCCCCGGCCGCCGAGCGGGCACGAGGGGCAGCGGTGAAGGTGTCCCGGGCTGCGGAGACGTCCGGCCCCATCGGGGTCGTGATCGACGTCGACCGCTCGCGCCTGGCCCAGGGGGTGGTCGTGGTGGCCCTGTCGGGCGACGTCGACGTGTTCTCCGTGCCCCGCCTCCGCTCCGTCCTCACCGAGCACATCGGCACGGTCGACGTCGTGCTCGACCTGGCCGGGGTGGCCTTCTGCGACTCCAGCGCCCTGCGGGTGTTCGTCGACGCCCAGCGGCGGGCCGCCGCCGGGGGGCGCACCCTGGAGATCGCCCACCCCAGCGCCCCGGTGCGGAACCTGTTCGACGTGAGCGGGCTCCGGGGCGTGCTCCGGGTGACCACCGATCCCTGAGCCGCCCCATCTGTCGGTGGGTGGGCGCGGGGGTGGCGGCTAGGGTCACCGACTCCTGGCGTCGTGGCCGAGTGGCTTAGGCAATGGACTGCAAATCCATCAACCCGGGTTCGATTCCCGGCGGCGCCTCCAACGATCCCACCGGCGGGCGGGCCCTCAGCGGCCCCCGCCGAACGGGCCGGTCCGGCCGTCCCAGTCGGGGGGCGGGGCCGTCGGCGGCGGGACGGCCACGGTGGCGTCGGTGTGGAGGAGCTCGCCGCCCGGGGCGATGACGCCGTGCGCCAGGGCCCGGGTGATCTCGTCCCGGCGCTCGGTCGCGGTCCGCCAACCGACCTCCTTCCAGCGCAGGTGGGTGCC encodes the following:
- a CDS encoding STAS domain-containing protein gives rise to the protein MIDVDRSRLAQGVVVVALSGDVDVFSVPRLRSVLTEHIGTVDVVLDLAGVAFCDSSALRVFVDAQRRAAAGGRTLEIAHPSAPVRNLFDVSGLRGVLRVTTDP